The Ancylothrix sp. D3o region CTATCGACTATGGGCTGGAGAAAAGCCGATTGGATACTAAACTTCAAGAGGTCGTTACCTTTACCAAAAAATTGTTAAACACGACCTTATTGAGGGAAAATTTACAACAATATTCAATACTGGATAGCTTATCTGTGGCTGGCCACCCAAACCCCACTAAGTATAAAGTTATACCCCAAGAATGGCAAAAATTACATGAGATAATTCATTGAGCCATTTTACATTTAATCAATATTCAAAACTTTACACACAAAATTATGAGTTTTACTAGAGCCCCAATTGAGTCGTGGGACCGGTGGGTTTTATGAGGCCGGTGATTTTTTGAGAGCCGAATGATGTCAGGGGGCCGGTGGACTTTATGAGGCCGGTGGAATTGGGAGAGCCAGTGGAATTCGCTTGTACTCTTGGATGGAGGTGGGACAGAGGGATATTTCGAGGCCGGTGGATCTGTTAGGGGCCGATGGATGTTCTGGGGCCGGTGGATTTTTAGTAGCCGGTGAAGGTAGCGATGTTGGTAGAATGCTCTGGGCCTGTGAAGCTAAAGAGGTCGGGGGACACCATATATGGCCGGTGAACGTAGACGAGCCGGTGTCACGCTAAGAAATTCTTCATTCTGGCGATCAGGATACCAGTGCGGCAAACCGTAGTTCGTTGGGTTCGGTAGTCCGCAAACTAATTTTTTCACCAAAGATATAATTGATTGATTAGTCAACATTAGAATGTAGGTTGACTTATGGTTGTCGTAATAGTAGAGGAAATAGATGGCGATTAATTACACACATAATCCTAATTTAGAAATTCAAAAATTGGTGGCATTATCACAGGATAATTATGCCAGCAAGTTTTACGCTCATCTAGTTAATTTGATTATGGATTTTGACTCGAAGTTGGATAATGAGCATGAAGTTGGGCTTATGCTCGTTAACTTTGGTCAAACAGTTGTTTTTTCACTGGAAGACATGAGGTACTGCGACCCCTCTTTAATATCTTTTATCGGTCACACTCAAGAGGGCCAACCTGTGGAGTTAATCCAGCACGTCAACCAAATTAGCATTCTCTTGATGAAGTTACCTCGTCAGTATCCGGCAGAACCTAAAAGACCATTTGGTTTCCAGCTAGAAGAAACGAAGTGATGAGATTTCTCGCTTTTATTAAATAACCACTCTCTGAGATTTCTACACTTTTCTCGCACGGGAATTAATATCAACTAACACACGACAGTCAAAGCTATTTCTGTGACCATTCTTTAGATCCAATTCCGTGCTCGTGTTTATCAATTACCTGCCGGTGGCTACAAAGTCGATGGGATTGGGGTCATGGGTGCGGTGGAGCGCGACCTGAACTGG contains the following coding sequences:
- a CDS encoding DUF6173 family protein, producing MAINYTHNPNLEIQKLVALSQDNYASKFYAHLVNLIMDFDSKLDNEHEVGLMLVNFGQTVVFSLEDMRYCDPSLISFIGHTQEGQPVELIQHVNQISILLMKLPRQYPAEPKRPFGFQLEETK